Genomic window (Bacteroidota bacterium):
ACTTTCAGTTCCGCTCCGGAGAATACAATACGAATCTTCGTTCCTGAAAAGGGTTCAACAGAGGCTGGTGTTATCCCTTCCCAGGTCCCGATCAGCCAATCACCTTCCCAACAAGTTCCTGATTTTGCAGTTGATTCGCTTTGGTCTTTCTCTGCTACCCGGCCTGCACAGGATATTACAGTAAATATTGTGAGCAGACATGCCAGCATCCAAAACCGTTTTGACCGCAGATTTCTGTCTTTTCTATTCATAATTGGTGTTTGTATAGTGAATTTGGTTTTAATGTTTTATGATGAACTTAATGTTTAATGATCAACTTTTTAGAAGATGTAACTCTGTTTTCTTCAAATGTTTGCAGGAAATATAAGCCTTCAGAAAGATTTTCGGTCGGTAGGATGACTTCCTGTTGCATAGAGGTTTTATACTCCATCACTGTTTTACCTGTCAGGTCGATGATTCTAACCAAAGTGACGCCGGATGTGGCAGTGAATGTTAAATGCAGTCTCTTGTTTGCCGGATTAGGAAAAAATTTGAAGTTTACTGTTGATTCATCATTTATTCCTGAAGGCGTCATGGATAACTCCAGTTTGTCGACACGGTAAAAAGAACCTGTATTCCCACCGAAAATTGATCCCAGTTGCATGGCTATAAAGCCTTCATCGGGTGTTTCTCCTGAGTCGTAGGTGATGTTAACACTGAAAGCTGTCCAGTTATCATGACTTTCGAGGGTCTTAAATCGCCCGAAACCTATCATATCTCCATTTTTCCACATACTGACATTTACCGAAAAAGTATCGTTGCCGATAATGTTTCCCTTTATATACCCATTCAGGGCCGTATATCTTTCGCTTACAGGAAAATTCCCATCGGCAAACATGTATCCGCTCATATTGGAAGTCATGACCGGATCATACAATACAAGAAGTTCTGCTGAAAGATTTCCTTCATAGGCATCATCACTGGGGATCACATTTAAACACTCTTCCATGGCACCGGTCTGCCATCCGTCGGGTTTCAGGATTCCACTTAGGTCGTTCCAATCCTCAAAACCGGGACTCGGAATTTGTGATACGGCTGTTAAAGTTACTCCAGCCAACATTAAAAAAAGTAAAATTTTAGTTTTCATACAATCAGGATTTGATTAATAAATTGGGTTAACTGTTATTTTTTGGGATCAAATGTTTCAGTATTTTTTTTATGGCCATGCTCTGGCTTTCCAGTTTCAGGCGTATTGTTTCAAGCTCCTTTTCCATCATTTCCCGTTTTTCCGGATCTCCTGGTTCAGTTTTCCCGTTAGCTCTGCTTGTTTTGCTTCTTTTTTGTTTCATAACCCAGGTGTATCCGTTTCGTAATAAGGAATCCGTGACGAAAATATACCCTGACAGGGGCAATCTCCAATTTTTACGCGATTAAGAAAGTGGTATGAACAGATTCAAAAAGTGGCAGGTTTGGTAAGTCGCTGTTATAGAATAAATTGTGCCTTAGAGTTGCATCAGGAATGGAATAAGATTTTCGTCGGATGAGATATTCAGTTTCTTACGCAGACGGTATCGGGTTGATTTGATGCCTTCCTCCGATTTCATGGTAATGGAGGCTATTTCCTTAGTACTCAGATTTAGTTTAAGCAAGGCCGCAATTTTTATTTCCGATGCGGTAAGGTCTGGGCATTTCTCAAGTAATTTTTCGTAGAATTTATTATGTATGTTCTTGAAGATGGTATCAAACTCCTGCCATGAATTATGTTGGGTGTGTAATTCTATTTCCCTGACAATGTGGTTGATTTCCTTTTCAACCATAGGATTTCCTGGTTGGATCCGGCTTAGTTCCTCAAGACGGGTGATGATGTGACCCAGTGTTTCATTGATCCTGAGTATTTCCAGGGCTTTTGCGGCAAGTTCCCGGTTCTGGGTTTCCAGTTGTTCCTGCAGGATGATCTTTTCTTTTTCCTTTAGTGCTTCGCTTTGTTGACGTATGATGATATCCTGTTCAAAAAGTCTTTTTTGACGATTATGGGCTTGAGATTTTAAGCGGTATAACAGGAAGATCAGTATCAGCAATGTGATTAACGTAACGATGGAGATTGTGAGTAATAAGATATTCCTTCGTTGGGCTGTACTTGTCAATCGAAGGTTTTCCATTTCACCCCGCATGCTCTGTAGCCTAAAACGAGCTTCAATCTCTTTAATCGCATTTTCTTTTTTTTGGCTGTACAGGATATCACTAACTTTTTTGTGTAAAACATTATACCGGTACGCTTCTTCGAATTCTCCTGCAGAGGCTGCCAGGCTTGAAAGGGTCTCATAGGCTTCACTGATCAGGGAATTGTTTTTTAGTTTTTCCGCGACCGCAAGGGCTTCCATGGCTTTTTCTGTTGCCTGTGCGTTCTGACCGGTACTGTTCAGTGAGCGTGCCAGCTGCAAGGTTGCATTACACCAGCCGGTCTGTTCATCCAACTCATTATAGTATACGATGGCTTTTTCAAAAGCCAGGATGGCATCTTCGAACCGGTTCATTTTGTTATAGATGGTCCCCAGGCTGTATACAGAACTTGCTACCGGCCGGATATCTTCCGACGCAATTCTTATTTCATATCCCTTTAGGTAATAATGTAGCGCTGAGTCCAGCATTTGTTTTTCTTCATAAGATGCTCCTATGCAGGTAAGGATAGTTGCCACGCCAAGAGGGTCGCCTGTTTTTTCCCTTATTTGCAAGGCTTCATGAAGATAAAGCAGCGCATTGCCGGGTTCCTCCAGACGGTTGTAAATGGCTCCAAGGCTGGCAAGTGCTGCAGATTTAAGGCTTTCATCCCCACTGTTTCCTGCAAGCCTGACTGCATCCTGGTATTCATCGATGGCTACAATGTAATTGCCGTTAAGATCATGTAGTGACCCGGTAGCGAAGTAATAAAAGGCCAGATTTGCGCTGTCTCCTTCTTTTATGAGCAGATCTTTGGCTTTTGACAGATAGGTTTCGGAGAGTTGGTATTCATCTTTGTAATAATAAACTCTTCCTTGCCAAAGGAAACTTTTCGCTATACCACCGGCATATCCAAGCTCTGTAGCCAGAGTGAGGGATTGTTGCAGATAAAGCAATGCCTTGTCGTTTTCCCGGCTGCAATAGTATTTCCCGATTTTCAGCAGAAGGTTGACCCTGAGGGTGTCATCAGGCATCCCGGTAAGTTTTTGTTCCAGGATGATTATCTGTTCTGCGTTGCCGGCCCGGCTGACAGTACAGACAATGAATACAATGAAGATCGATAGTAGCCAACTTTTCACTGGAGACAAAATATTCATTTGCAGAAAAAACATCGAAAGGTAGTGCAAATCCGGAAATTGTACAAGGCTTGCAGGGTGCATATTATGTAAAAAACTGTGAAGAGAGCCACGGAGAAATGAAAAGTTATGTGGTAAGGATGTTTAAAAATCTTTCTACATTATCATTCGCAATGGTATGGAAGTATTCTTCGCCGATATAAGCACGCAGTTCGATCCCAAAACGTCTTTCATCGGCAACGGTTTCAACCATATAATAATCAGAACCGAAGAGAATTTTCTTTCGCAACTTTTCATTTGCCAGCATAATTTTCAGAAGCGGAAAGAATGAAGGGTTATTTAGTGTAAAGGATATATCTGCGTAAAAATTGTCGTATTCTTCCATAAGGCTGCGAATGATATTGAACCAGTTGCCTTCTTCCTCAGGATGGCTCATATAACGCTCCCAGTAATATTCCGATCCAAAATGTGCAAAACAGATACGGAGGTCCGGGAATTTTGCTATAAGTGACAGATAGTTCAGGGGATGCGTAAAAAGTGAACAAAGTTCTTTCCGTCTTTTTCCTTTTGTTTCTATAGGTATAGGGGAAAACGACAATAGCTTCATTAGCTCGTTATAACTTCCTTTGAACCTAACCGGATTATAAGGACTGCAATGGGCAATAACGGGAAGCTTTCCGGCAGTGCAGTATTCATAAACAGGGAATAATCTCTCATCGGTTGGGAAATATCCAAGGGGAGGATATAATTTTATTCCCTGGAAACCATATTCTTCAACGCTTTGACGAAGGATGTCATAATGATTTTCCCGCCTGGGATCAATATGCAGAAAGGGAATGATTTCAGGGTAATCTTTGCATAGTTCATAAATATCCTTCAGCTGATCTTCATAGGGTCTGGGCACCGGACCTGCTCCCATAAAAGCCATATCCATTGTCAGCACAATGAAGCGTGTCCCTTCAGGATAGTATTTTCTGCATTCTTCAAATATTTTACGTTGTG
Coding sequences:
- a CDS encoding T9SS type A sorting domain-containing protein, which codes for MKTKILLFLMLAGVTLTAVSQIPSPGFEDWNDLSGILKPDGWQTGAMEECLNVIPSDDAYEGNLSAELLVLYDPVMTSNMSGYMFADGNFPVSERYTALNGYIKGNIIGNDTFSVNVSMWKNGDMIGFGRFKTLESHDNWTAFSVNITYDSGETPDEGFIAMQLGSIFGGNTGSFYRVDKLELSMTPSGINDESTVNFKFFPNPANKRLHLTFTATSGVTLVRIIDLTGKTVMEYKTSMQQEVILPTENLSEGLYFLQTFEENRVTSSKKLIIKH
- a CDS encoding amidohydrolase — translated: MQFYNSHIHIFTEQDIPNRFLPLALVKVLRTRVGFHFVSRSLMRLNPFTDKDMFDRYVKFVQIGKLGSQRKIFEECRKYYPEGTRFIVLTMDMAFMGAGPVPRPYEDQLKDIYELCKDYPEIIPFLHIDPRRENHYDILRQSVEEYGFQGIKLYPPLGYFPTDERLFPVYEYCTAGKLPVIAHCSPYNPVRFKGSYNELMKLLSFSPIPIETKGKRRKELCSLFTHPLNYLSLIAKFPDLRICFAHFGSEYYWERYMSHPEEEGNWFNIIRSLMEEYDNFYADISFTLNNPSFFPLLKIMLANEKLRKKILFGSDYYMVETVADERRFGIELRAYIGEEYFHTIANDNVERFLNILTT
- a CDS encoding tetratricopeptide repeat protein codes for the protein MKSWLLSIFIVFIVCTVSRAGNAEQIIILEQKLTGMPDDTLRVNLLLKIGKYYCSRENDKALLYLQQSLTLATELGYAGGIAKSFLWQGRVYYYKDEYQLSETYLSKAKDLLIKEGDSANLAFYYFATGSLHDLNGNYIVAIDEYQDAVRLAGNSGDESLKSAALASLGAIYNRLEEPGNALLYLHEALQIREKTGDPLGVATILTCIGASYEEKQMLDSALHYYLKGYEIRIASEDIRPVASSVYSLGTIYNKMNRFEDAILAFEKAIVYYNELDEQTGWCNATLQLARSLNSTGQNAQATEKAMEALAVAEKLKNNSLISEAYETLSSLAASAGEFEEAYRYNVLHKKVSDILYSQKKENAIKEIEARFRLQSMRGEMENLRLTSTAQRRNILLLTISIVTLITLLILIFLLYRLKSQAHNRQKRLFEQDIIIRQQSEALKEKEKIILQEQLETQNRELAAKALEILRINETLGHIITRLEELSRIQPGNPMVEKEINHIVREIELHTQHNSWQEFDTIFKNIHNKFYEKLLEKCPDLTASEIKIAALLKLNLSTKEIASITMKSEEGIKSTRYRLRKKLNISSDENLIPFLMQL